The sequence GATCACAGATAAAGTTTTCCAGTCAGGTATGTAAAAATTATCACtgtcttgatttgtttttctcagtaaTTGGAGATCAAACGAAGCAAAGCAATCAACCCAGCTGTGATATTGTCATTAAGGAAGAGAGAAAAGCACGGAGCAGCTTCTGCCACGTGAACGCTGAGTGACTGCCATGTGGCTCAAGCTTCCTGACTGTCAGCCCACCTAATGGCAGTTAATTTACACAGGCCTCTGTGGATAGAACAGGTGCCAAGAAGAAATAGTGCTTTGCGGGATAAAGGGTGAcagtaaataacaataatatgccactcagaaagaaaaaagatggagaaacaCGAGAAAGCAAATAATGAGAGAGAAGATTAAAAACTGATGGGAAGAGTGGGGAGCGGGGCTCAGTATCTCTGGGTAGAGCTTGTTGAACCGCAGAGCCAGCAGAGGTGCGCGTGAGCATCCCGGCCCTCTGATTGGTAAAGCCAGACACTGCTCTGTCCCCTCCCCCCACTGAAGAAGGAGGTGCAGCAGGAGTGTCAGACCCAGACAGCACAAGACTCGAATACCAAAGCAGCATTTTTCCTCCAGCATCTATCTAAGTGTACGGAGTATAGTGCAGTGTACAGCGCATCCAGGGACAGACTGCTTTATCCATCCCCGATCATCTGCAGCACGGCGCCATTATCTACAACAAGGCTCAAATAGCATTTAAATAGGACTTCAAAAAGCTTGGAAAAAGGAGGCACCTCGCAAATTTGATTAACTGCATTGAGGAAGAAGGCTCCCTTTTACCATGGGCAGGCAGGGGCATGATACCTCTGCTACAGCTCCTGGGATGCGCATCCAGTGCTCCCAGAGCAAAATCAGCTTATCTGCATCTTTTGAAGCTCTGGCTGTCTATTTCCCCTGCATGAACTCATTCGATGAGGAGGACGGAGGTAAGATGATGGATGTAGAAATGTCACATTAGCAGCTGCTTGCTTTAGGGAGGGGGCAGCATGGCTGACTAAACTGAATGAGCTGTTGGGTCTAGAATTTGTGGAAAAGATGAACTATTGACTCTGGAGAGAGCTGTAGGAGGTTGACAGAAGGAAGTCTGACAATTAGGATTATGATGTAGTTCAACTGACAAAATAACACTTGAGCTGTGTCTTATTTGGTAACGGAAAACAGAAATTTGGGGTCCGCAgatcatccattttttttaggaAGCATGTATCCTgattttcttcttgctgctgctgctgctgatagTGGAGGTGTTGGTAAAATGGATGGTTGGAGAAACCAGTTTGATTAGGAATGCAGGTCAATCCACCATCCAAACCATCATCCTTTTTCCTCATGATGagtttggtttttgtgtctgaaaagAATGATGTTcgtaaataaactgaatcatCTTTAGTATGGAATGCGCAGTAGGTCTTTTTTAGCTCAAGATTTAATAAATTTCccgaacagattttaatgcacTTTCAGATTAAAgtatttgtttctgtgctcatttttattaaagtctttAAGTGCAAGTTTTGCTATTTGATTGTAATAAACATACTCTGACATTGAGTTGTATGACTTCAATTTAATTCCATAGTATGAATGCTTGGATGTACCTCATAATGACTGTCACGTGAGCAGAACATATTGACTTActttgaaataatgtttttagcGCTCATTAATAAGATGTTCCTGGCCAGGGATTGGCTGAGGAGGTCTGCTACAGACGTCAGAGGCGGCCTCTGAAGCTGTAGCTCCTATTGTAACATCTGAAGtgcaggaagaggaggtggaggctgGCTGCATAACTGAGATTTCAAGGCTGAAAGGCTTTATTACTAGttactgtgtgtgaatgaaaaaaggacagaattatcctgtttttacacacagccgggcttataaatgtttaaaaaaaactgtatgttCCAGACATGTGACATCCGCACAGACTGGCAAAATAAGGGAGCAAAATGTTATAAGATCCATGGAAACTAATTATTTGTCAACAGTTTCCATCCTTTTCTGTTCTGCACTGAATTGATTATAGGTCTGAGTGATTCCATTGTCATTTGACTTTGCAGTGTCTGTTGTACTTCTGGGAAATAATATGGTCCTGTTCTCATTTTGCAGCAATTTGATCACAAACAAGCAAAGCAACCTTTTGTATGACTTGTATGAAGAACAAATTATCTAGCAGccacatacaaaaacacattaggAGATTAGACACAAGAGGACTACTTCTATAACATTTTTCTCTTAGTAAAACCAAAGGAAGTATATAAGTGGTTTCCTGTtattgtgtgcgtgtgtgtgttgatcagCAGGCATAAAACAAGTCCTGATGACTTCATGTTATACATGTTGTAGGTATGTGTTTATCTGCCACAGGCAGAGCCACGTGGTCTCACATGCTCACTGTGTGTAGATGAGCAGCAGCAGGCCTAATGGGGAGAGTCAGCTGTCTTCTTGGATCAGTTAGGATGGTTGTAGTGGGAAGTGGAGGGGTGGAGCATGAATCCACTGTGGATCCTGCTAAATCCCTGGAGGCAGTCAATAGTGCAGATCAGAGGAGAGCAGTACATGTTGTCCTGGCCAATAAGGTATATACACAAACAGCCAGAAGTATGGAGAGCTTCGtaaaacagaggaggaaaataatgtaatcattttcagaaataaaaagatatgaTTCTCATGTGAGTGAGACAGTGAGACTACAAGTGTatcaatgattatttttgtgaatGCCCCTCGCTGTGTCACATTATGATTCATTATCATGGATTCATAGTTTATGTCCCTCTTTCTccctttcttcttttgtcctgtGTACCTCTGCGTGCAGAAGCGGGAGGTAAAAAGTTGCGGAGTACCATCCAGAGGAGTACAGAGACGGGCTTGGCGGTGGAGATGAGGAGCAGAATGACTCGGCAGGCCAGTCGGGAGTCCACAGATGGCAGCATGAACAGCTACAGCTCTGAGGGAAAGTAAGGAGACCGAGATACTCTTTTCATAAAGAGCTGCTatacatatttacatatatatactTATATGTTTATTCGGGGACAGTTTTTACATAGCAGTTGTTTCAAGCTTAGCTTTGATGctgtgttttacaaaatgaTTTGCTCTTATACCTTCAGTCTCATCTTCCCTGGTGTGAGGCTCTCTTCAGACGCTCAGTTCAGTGACTTCCTGGATGGACTCGGTCCTGCCCAACTGGTTGGACGTCAGACTTTGGCTACTCCGTCAATGGGTGAGAACAGTTTCCtaatatttcagtttgaaaGGAATCAAAGTCTTGATTAGTTATTTTCTTAAAgatttttacattcatttttaaaatatttttcgtACTTCCTTTTTTAGGGGACATCCAGATTGGTATGGTGGAGAAAAAAGGAGCCCTGGAGGTGGAGGTCATTAGAGCCCGTGGCCTTGTAGGAAAACCAGGTTCCAAGGCACTGCCAGGTAAATGAGCTCTCAGACAGGAACTTTATAatggaacagatttttttattttatagagtTATACTGCATGAtgataaataatgaaacaagGTCAAGCAAACTAATTACCTTTCTGCTCTTTCTACAATTCCAGCACCATATGTAAAAGTCTACCTTTTAGAAAATGGAGCCTGCATagccaaaaagaaaactaaagtaGCAAGAAAAACATTGGATCCTCTTTACCAGCAGCAACTGCCGTTTGAGGAGAGTCCAGGAGGGAAAGTTTTACAGGtaagaatgttaaaaaaaaacaataaacaaacaaaaaactctttTCCTTggagtttttgtattttttacaactgcttctttttctcttaTGCTTCTCAGGTCATCGTCTGGGGTGACTATGGGCGTATGGACCATAAATCCTTCATGGGAGCAGTTCAGATACTGTTAGATGACCTGGACCTGTCCAACATGGTGATTGGCTGGTACAAGCtctttcctccttcctctctggTGGACCCTACTCTGGCCCCACTGACAAGAAGAGCTTCCCAATCTTCACTGGACAGTTTCTCTCGATCATAGCAGCGTGTGGACTAATAGCAATGGTGTAGCAGCCAGTGTTGCAGCAACAGGTCACAAGCCCCGGTTACACTGCATGCTTGATGTTGTGTCTTCTGAGCCTGTTTCTCGGGGTGCAAACGTGATCCtgtgttttaagcaaaaacgtTGCGCACATTGTGCACGTGGCAAAGTGTGTTGCAAGCACCCAGCGGCAGGGATTGCCAGGTGTTGTTGTCATTTGGAAGAAGCCGGGATGAACTCCTTAGCACGAGGAACACATCAGTTCCAGGTTTCCTTCCAATTCGAAGCCATGGGGTCAGCACTGGGAACCACTGAACCAGTTCTACAGAAGCCCTTTTCGAATGAAAAAACTacatgttgctttgtttttttgttttgttttgtttatgtcattttttttgtttgtttgtttgttcatttctgttaattttaatgTACCTGTATCTTAAGGGGGTGACAGTATTTCGAACCAGATGCTTGGTCACACCATGCCAACAGACCTAGCTATGTAAATGCAGCTTTGGAGACCACCACTTTGAGAGAGGTGTATTTATTATACTCCTCCAAAATGCAGGGGACATGCAGTACGTGCTCTAAGTTTCTGAGCTGATAAATCATTGATTGATCAGGGGCAATACTGAAGTGGCCACTATCAACACTCCAGAATATTCAGTAACAATCCCAACCCCATGAAAAAAAGTACAATCTATATTAGTCTTTCTTTGTTGATATATTGTATGAaattaaatgagacaaaaaaatatttttcttgtttagttGATTTGCATGGGCACAAACGTagctgaataaaaagaaaaagaaatttattttcttgagGCTgcaacttgcaaaaaaaaaaagaacgataaagaaaaataaacaaaataggTCAGCCATTTTCAACaatttctattatttttaaagataaatttcaGTAGTGCATGGTTTTCAAAGGGAGTGAATGCAACAtcgtaataaaaaaaagacattgtttgTCATTCTTTAGACCATTCATGAGTCTGTGTTTTGCAGACAGGCAAATAAGGAAAACTTAAAAGAAACTTTTgaattaatttaagaaaaaaaaaagtgacaatgaaaataaatgttgtttatttcattgtaaAAGGCTCCTGccttataaatataaacattatgTGCAAATTGTacgtttctctttttcttccttgtCCAAGGGTTCTTCTCACTGTAGTATTCATTGCTACCATTGATCAGTCCCCTAATATGTCCAGATTTTAGGACTGTTGGTTGCTTTACAGTTCTGGattgttttattatgtcttttctttttgatttgatttgttttaacaagCATGTTGAAAGGGATTTTCTGCAACATGTCTTGGGCACACCTTACAGTAACTTAGCATGTTTTGATAAAGATGATATTTGGAATTTTTGCAGAATCTTGTACAGTGCATGTaaacttta is a genomic window of Kryptolebias marmoratus isolate JLee-2015 linkage group LG16, ASM164957v2, whole genome shotgun sequence containing:
- the rims2a gene encoding regulating synaptic membrane exocytosis protein 4 isoform X35; translated protein: MGRQGHDTSATAPGMRIQCSQSKISLSASFEALAVYFPCMNSFDEEDGEAGGKKLRSTIQRSTETGLAVEMRSRMTRQASRESTDGSMNSYSSEGNLIFPGVRLSSDAQFSDFLDGLGPAQLVGRQTLATPSMGDIQIGMVEKKGALEVEVIRARGLVGKPGSKALPAPYVKVYLLENGACIAKKKTKVARKTLDPLYQQQLPFEESPGGKVLQVIVWGDYGRMDHKSFMGAVQILLDDLDLSNMVIGWYKLFPPSSLVDPTLAPLTRRASQSSLDSFSRS